The Tamandua tetradactyla isolate mTamTet1 chromosome 18, mTamTet1.pri, whole genome shotgun sequence genome contains a region encoding:
- the SERPINB8 gene encoding serpin B8, protein MDHLCEANGTFAINLFKMLGKEGDLQNAFISPLSITSALAMVLLGARGNTAAQMCKALSLKEDRDIHQSFQTLLTEINKPGPEYALRTANRLFGEKTCDFLSAFKESCRKFYQAELEELSFAKDAEESRKHINDWVTERTEGKISEVLDAGAVDPLTKLVLVNAIYFKGQWNEQFDRKHTRGMPFKMKQEKKTVQMMFKEATFNLGYVEQVRMQVLELPYAGGELSMIILLPNDDVDLGTVEKELTYEKLRAWTNPEKMTKSKVQVFLPRLKLEESYNLESALQSLGMTDAFEEAKADFSGMSSRKNVPVSKVAHKCLIEVNEEGTEAAASTAVVRNTRCCRVEPVVCADHPFLFLIQQNSTSCILFLGRFCSP, encoded by the exons ATGGATCATCTCTGCGAAGCAAATGGCACTTTTGccatcaatttatttaaaatgttgggTAAAGAAGGAGACCTGCAAAATGCGTTTATCTCTCCTCTGAGCATCACCTCTGCCCTGGCCATGGTCTTATTAGGGGCAAGAGGAAACACTGCTGCCCAGATGTGTAAG GCACTTTCTTTAAAGGAAGATAGAGATATTCACCAGAGTTTCCAGACACTTCTCACCGAAATTAACAAACCTGGCCCAGAGTATGCTCTCAGAACTGCCAACAGACTCTTTGGAGAAAAAACATGTGATTTCCTTTCA GCCTTTAAGGAATCCTGCCGGAAGTTCTATCAGGCAGAGCTGGAGGAACTGTCCTTTGCCAAAGATGCAGAAGAGTCCAGGAAGCACATAAATGACTGGGTCACAGAAAGGACTGAAG GTAAGATTTCCGAGGTGCTGGACGCTGGGGCAGTTGATCCCCTGACAAAGCTGGTCCTGGTGAATGCCATCTACTTCAAAGGACAGTGGAATGAGCAGTTTGACAGGAAGCACACAAGAGGGATGCCCTTTAAAATGAAGCAG GAGAAAAAGACAGTGCAGATGATGTTTAAGGAAGCCACCTTCAACCTGGGCTACGTGGAGCAGGTGCGCATGCAGGTCCTGGAGCTGCCCTATGCTGGCGGGGAGCTGAGCATGATCATCTTGCTGCCCAACGACGACGTGGATCTTGGCACG GTGGAAAAAGAACTCACCTATGAGAAGCTCAGAGCCTGGACCAATCCAGAAAAGATGACTAAGAGTAAAGTTCAGGTGTTCCTTCCCAGGCTAAAGCTGGAGGAGAGTTATAATTTGGAGTCTGCTCTTCAAAGTTTAGGAATGACTGATGCTTTTGAGGAAGCCAAGGCTGACTTTTCTGGAATGTCATCTAGAAAAAATGTGCCTGTGTCCAAGGTTGCACACAAGTGCCTTATCGAGGTCAATGAGGAAGGCACCGAGGCGGCCGCCTCCACCGCTGTGGTCAGGAATACCCGGTGCTGCAGAGTGGAACCAGTGGTTTGTGCAGACCaccctttcctttttctcatccAGCAGAACTCAACCAGTTGCATTTTGTTCTTGGGCAGGTTCTGTTCTCCATAA